The segment TGTAGCGCCCTGACGAGCCGCGCGTGCAGATCGATCTCCCGTCTCGAGGTGGGAAGGTGGGGATCGGACTCAGCGCTCATGGTTCGGGTGGGATACCGGAGCGATCTACTGCCGTGCCGCAATGGAAACTATAAGAGCAAGCACCCTGTTGGAGGCGTTCAATTCTATGTAGCCATATTCGGTCTCCTTTGAAATGCGGAAGAAAGGCGACGAGATGCCTCGCGCGTGTAGATCGATGGCTTGCGTATTTTTACGGATGCGCACGGCATAGCCTGTTCTTATGCTCAGAACGATTGCGAAAGTAAACGCCTCAGTAGGGCCAATGCCAGTCGCGTACCTCAGGCATGTCCTCCCCATAGCGGGTAATGTAGGCCTGGTGCTCGATCAGGCGGTCGCGAATGTACTGCTTGAAATAAGCCACGCGAGAGCCAAGCCTGGGCACGGTCCAGTACATCGCCGAACAGATGAAAGCGATCCAGATCGTTGCGCACCGCCATGTCGCTCCGCGCCCCGATCGGTGCTGGCCCATTCCCAGATGCCTACACCCGCCGAGCAGTGCTTGATGGCGGCTTCCATACCGAGCCATTGAGGCTGTGGCTGCTTGCCGGCGATAATCACGTTGACAAAATTGCGCGAGCGCAGGCACCGGTCGGTAATGCAGAGTAGCGTGTTCGCGTCCGGGGCCAGATAAACGCGGATGATGTCGGCCTTCTTGTTCACCACATGGTCGATGAAACCGGGGTCCTGGTGCGAGAAGCCGTTGTGGTCCTGGCGCCACACGTGGGAGGTCAGCAGGTAATTCAATGACGCGATGGGACGGCGCCACGGGATCTCTTTGCTAGTGACCTTCAACCATTTTGCGTGTTGGTTGAACATAGAGTCGACGATGTGGATGAAGGCCTCGTAGCAGGAAAGTCCATGCCGACCGGTGAGCAGATAGCCTCGAGCCAGCCCTCGCACGTGTGCTCGGAGAGGATCTCCATCACACGCCCGTCCACGGCGAGGTGATCGTCCTCGGGTAGCGTCTCGGCGAGCCACGTGCGATCGGTCGCCTCGAACAGTGCGTCGAGCCGGTTCGATGTGATCTCGTCGGGACCCATGATGCGGAAGTTACGCGCTTCATGATTGAGCTTGATCACGTCCCGGAGATAGACCCCCAGCACACGCGTGCTCTCGCCGAGAGCCGCCCCCGGCGCGTGCACGGCCACGGCATAGTCGCGAAAGTCGGGCAGCCGCAGGAGCAGGCCGCCGTTCGCGTGCGGGTTCGCACCCATACGCCGGCCACCCTTTGGCGCGAGCTCACGCAGCTTTTCGAACGACGTCCCGTTTGCATCAAACAATTCCTCGGGGCGGTAGCCTCGCATCCATTGTTCGAGAAGCTTGAGGTGGCCGGGTTTGGTCGCAAGCTCGGCGAGCGGTACCTGATGAGATCGCCAGTAGCCTTCCGTCTTCTTTCCGTCGACCTCCTTGGGCCCGGTCCAACCCTTCGGGGTCTTCAAAATGATCATCGGCCAGCGCGGGCGCGTCGTGTCGCCGCTCGCACGCGCGTGCTGCTGAATCGCCTTGATCTCGGCGATGGCGGTATCGAGGGTTGCGGCCATCTTCTGGTGCATGGCAGAGGGATCGGAACCCTCGACGAAACAAGGCTGGTAGCCGTAGCCGATAAACAATGCCTCCAGTTCCCTGGGTGGGATGCGGGCGAATACGGTCGGGCTCCCGATCTGGTAGTCATTGAGATGCAGAATCGGCAGCACCGCGCCATCGGTCCATGGGCTTAGGAACTTGTTCGAGTGCCACGCGGTAGCCAGCGGTCCGGTCTCGGCCTCGCCGTCGCCGACGACGCAGGCGACGATGAGATCCGGGTTGTCGAAGGCGGCTCCGAAGGCTTGAGCGAGCGAATACCCGAGCTCGCCGCCTTCATGGATCGAACCGGGCGTTTCAGGTGCCGCGTGGGAAGGCACGCCCCCGGGAAACGAAAATTGCTTGAAAAGATGCCGCATGCCGGTGGCATCCTGCGGTACCCTCGGATAGAACTCGCTATAGCTGCCCTCGAGCCAGGTGTTGGCAACCAGTGCCGGGCCGCCGTGGCCGGGTCCCGCGACATAGATCATGTTGAGATCATGCGCTTTGATGATGCGGTTCAGATGCACGTGGATGAAGTTGAGCCCCGGGGCGGTACCCCAGTGGCCGAGCAAGCGAGATACGCACCGATATACTTGCGCGCTCGATAGCAGTAAAGATCCACGGCTTGCCGCGCCGCCTCGGAAGGCGCTGCCAGCAAGGTACGCATATCATCGCTCAGACCGGAGACGCCCAACAGCCCCGATTCCCGATTGAGAAGACGCTCGAGCGCGTCCGGCTTGAGTCCCGTCGTCCGCTGCAGAAAGACTAGCAGCCCCGGATCCACATCGCCGCAGCGTGTGGCCATCACCAAACCTTCCACCGGGGAAAAACCCATGGAAGTATCCACCGGCCTACCATCGCGCGTCACCGTAATGGAACAACCTGATCCGAGCTGCAAGGCTGATGACGCGACTTTTCGTAGCGCCGCTCAGCTCCCGCCAGCGCCGCCACAGGGCCTCGTGCGCCAGGCCGTGGAATCCGTAACGGTGCAGGCCATACGTCTCGCATAGCGAACGGGGCAAGGCATAGGTCGCCGCGACGTGGGGCAGCTCCGCATAAAAGGCGGTATCAAGGACCGCCACTTGTGAAACCGCCCTACCCATGGCTTCACGACACGCCCGGATCCAAGCGAGCGCCGGCGGATTATGAAGGCGCAAGCGCAGTAAGACGCTCGATGTCTGCTTTGACCGCATCATCTAAAATGCACGCATGCGTGAGCGCTTTGCCGCCATGTACGATACGGTGAGCCACCGCCAAGAAGTCACCGAGCCCCCACTCACCGAGGATCTGCGCCAGCACCGTACGGGCCTCGCTGGGACCGTGCTCGCCGTGGTACGTGGCAATGCGTCGCGGTTCGGAACTGTCGACTCCATAGCCTGCCAACAGCCTGCCAACAGCCTGCCAACCGGATCGAAGAGCTCCCGGCGTTGATGGCCAATGCGTTAGCGACGATGAGTCGCACGCTTTGTTCGAATGCATGAGCAACCCCTGTGCCGCGTAAAACGACCGGGACTAAATCCTGTGTTCCAGTGCCAGGGCCGTTGCAACGAGCGTTTTTCGCCGTCGTGACGAGCAAGGATGTGCCGGTAAGACTTACAGGAACCGGTAATTCTTACGGGCCATGGCCGAGAACACACAGAGTCCGGGGCAAATAATGCATCGGTTTAGGAAAGATGGGCGCGAACATGGCGAGACGCTTGCGCGCGGGCAGACACCGATGCGTCGTCTTCGATCTCGACGCCGGCGCAGAGGCTGGCGACTTCAATCGCGGAGCTCGTCGGTCGACTCGAGCCGCCCCGTGTGGCGTGGGCGATGGTCCTGCACGCGCCGCGCTGGAACCCGAGGACTCGGTCGCGGTACACGCGGGCTCGCCCGATGCCATGCTGCAACCAAGACTTGACCCCCGACGGGGGATAAGCTGGTAAAAATTGCGGTTCTTCTGTATCGATCTCTGACCGATGAGAGGCGCAGGTCGGTGTATGTGGCTGAATGCACTCCGGACGTTCTCTATGGTATGGACGTTGCCGATTTACTCGGGCTCAGGTCAAGGCCTGAAATCACAGTACCAAACCTGACAGATCCCAACAGGAGGAGCTGAAATGCAAATAAAAGCCATCGATATCATCGAGTCCAGAGACGAGCGTCCGAGCAGCGGCGCAAGACGCGCGATGATGAGGTCGGCGCGGTGCCCGTCGCGGAGAACGATAGGCTGCTTGGGATGGTGACCGACCGCGATATCGTGCTACGCGCCGTAGCGGAAGGTGCGGACATGGGCAGCTATACGGCGCGCCAGGTGATGTCGCCCAACATCCTATACTGCTTCGGTGATCGGTCCCCTGAAGAGGTGCTGCGAAAAATGAGCGAGAACCAAGTGCCACGGCTGCCGGTGTTAAATCGTGCCAAGCGCTTGGTAGGTATGGTTTCCCTGGGAGATCTGGCTCAGCATAGCCCTGCCGCGCTGGCGGGCGAAGCGCTCAAGGGGATCTCTAGGACCGGCGCATAAACGGCCCCATGGGATATCTGATCCGTTCGATGCCGCTGGGAGACAAGGGTCAGAGAACATGAGTCGCTACCAAGATAGACGCCATGCCGGGCGGGTGCTCGCATCCGCCCTCATCAACTATGCGGGACGATCGGACGTCACCGTGCTGGCCCTGCCGCGCGGCGGGGTTCCCGTCGCCTACGAGGTCGCCAGGCAACTGGGCGCGCCCTTGGATGTCTTGGTCGTCCGCAAGCTCGGAGTGCCGGGCCACGAGGAGCTGGCGATGGGCGCGCTCGCTTCTGGAGACGTGCAGGTAATGAACGAGGAGGTGGTCTCGGCGCTCGGCATTTCCCAGGGCGCCATCGCCGCGGCTGTATCTGAGGAGAGCCGGGAGCTTAGGCGGCGCGAGCGAACCTACCGCGGTGAGCGGCCACCCTTCGACGTCTCGGGCAGGACCGTCATCCTGGTCGACGATGGGCTAGCGACCGGCTCGACGATGCGCGCGGCGGTGGCCGCCTTAAGGCAGCGCGGGCCGGAACGCGTCGTGGTCGGTGTACCGATCGCAGCGCCATCGACCTGCAAGGAACTCGCCTCCGAAGTGGACGACATCGTATGTGCGGCGACTCCTGAGCCCTTCTACGCGGTGGCGCTTTGGTATGCGGACTTCCCCCAGACGACGGACCAGGAGGTGCGGGAGCTGCTGGAGGCGGCTTGCCACCGATCGGCGCGAGAGTACGCCTCCGCGCCAGTAGAGGGGCCGTGAGTGCAGGCGAGTGTGGCGGGCAGGAATGACGAGGTGCTGGCCCGGGCGGTGGCCGACACAGCCCAGCCCTTCACCGGCTCGATGGAGGATTTCGAACCGCTCCTCGATCCTCATCGGAACGGCGCGCTGTGTGCTCATCGGAGAGGCGACATGGCCGACACGCTGGACGCGCTCGTTGCACACTTGCGCCGGCGTCTGGAGACGCCGAAGATCGTAGTCTGGGCCCACAACTCGCACGTCGGCGATGCCCACGCCACGGAGATGGGGGATGCGGGTGAGTGCAATATCGGCCAGCTCGTCCGCGAGCGCCATGCTGGCGATGCGGTCCTCATCGGCTTCAGCACCTACATGGGGGGTGGTCTACAAGCCAGAAACGGAGCGGCTGAGCCACTACTTTCACGTTCGATTACGTCAGCAATTCGACGCCATTATGCACATCGATAGGACTCGTGCCCTCGAGCCGCTCGAGCGGACCGCGGCATGGGAGCGGGGCGAGAAGCCAGAAACCTTCCCGACCGGAATGTGACATGCACTGGCTTATGGAAAAGCGCAGCGGAGCACGGCGAGTGCAGCTCCAAGTCGATATTCTTGTCCATGGAACGCTGCTCTTTTGGGAGCCACCGCTTTGGGAGCGGCCGGAGTACCTGCGGATAAATGGATAATCTGGGAGCAGGAATGATGCAACTTCCGATGCAGATCGCCTTTCGCAATATGGATCCTTTCCGCTGCGGTGGAAGCACGGGTCCGTGAAGAAGCGGAGAAACTCTGCGTTTTACGATCGCATTATGGGATGCCGCGTCATGGTCGAGGTCCCACATAGGCATCGTCAACGCGGCAAACGCTTTCATATCAGGATCGATCTGACCGTCCCGCGCGGCGAGATCATCGTCAAACAGGAGCCGAGCGTGCATAGCGCCATCCAGCAGGCTGAGCATGAAAAGGGCAAGAAAGATCAGGAGACCGCGACGCCGCACAAGGACATTTACGTCGTCATTCGTGACGCATTCAAAGCGGCTCGCCGGAAACAGGAGCGGAGCGGTCAAGCATCACGAAGCGGCGCCGCACGGCCGCATCAGCAAGCTCTACCCCGAAGAAGCTTATGGCTATCTCGAAACCCCTGAGCGCCGAAATCTACTTCCACAAAAACAGCGTGCTGAGCGATGGCTTTTGATGAATTAGCCATCGGCACCGAAGTCAGCTTCGTTGAAGAAGCCGGTGAGAAAGACCCCCAGGCCAGCAACGGTGCGTATCCTCACCAGAGGGTCGGAAGCGGATCGCCGGTGAAACAGCAGCGATTCGCAGATACCGCGTTGGCCGGGCAACGTGAGGCGAAGCTGCTGTGCTCAGGTTTCCCGCAGCTCGGCGACCCGATCGTGGAGCGCATCGCCGATCCGCTGCGGGAGGTCGTCTCCCTGCCCTTCTCGCTCTAGCGCAGCCGGATCTGCCACCCGACCAAAGCGGACAGCAATCTGCCGTCGCCGCGGCCACCATTGCCGAGGAGGCAAGGCCTCATAGGCACCGCTGATCCAGACCGGGACGGCCGGGACGCCCTGGGCCTTGAGCAGCAGGCCGATCCCCGCTTCAAAAGGTTGGAGCTGGCCACTCAGTGAGCGTGCCCCCTCGGGGAACCATACCAAATTATTGCCGCGTCTTAGCACCACGAGACCCATGGCGAGGTTGGACAGCGGCCCACGCCGTGGGTCTACGGGTAACACGCACATCGCGCGGCTCACTAGCCGCATCATCACATTCCTGAACATCACGCCGACTAACCCGGCCCAGTAGGTGCGCGATAACTGTCCGACCGGCAATGCCGCCGCGAGCGCCGGGCCATCCAAGTAGCTGACGTGGTTCGGTGTGAGGACGAAGGGACCATGTTCGGGCAGAAGCTCGACCCCGCGGATCTCGAGTTTGAAAACCCAGCGCATGAGCCATCGATTAAGGCCGTAGAGCATCGTTCCCAAGCCTCGTATCAGCTTGCCGGGCGGTGCCAGCCACGGGCGCCGCGCCTGGTCGAGCAGACGCTCGGGGTCGCTCAGTTGTACAAGCGGATCGCGCGGGCGGTGCCTACCCGCCGTGCCGGACTGCGCGGCCTCCTGCAGCAGATCACGCACCGTCTCAATCCGACCGATCGTCTCTTGATCGAGATCGGTGCCGGTCGCCTCCCGTAGCTCTAAAGTGAGACCTAGCCAGGCGAGTGAATCGATACCCAGATCGAGCTGGAGACTGGCCTCTGGCGTCAGTCGGATATCCGGAAACCGATCTGTGAGCCAGTACCAGACCCGCCGTGCATCCGGGTTCTCGAGCATCTGCTGGTCTTCAGGAGACATGCGCTCGATGGGCAAGGGACCGATCTCCCGCAGCGGTTCCCCGCCCTGCCGCTTGGCCTGCTCAAAGCGCGCCTTCAGCTGATAGCGGCGCAGCTTCCCAAGGTGCGTCCGCGGCAAGGGGTCGAGACTGACAACATAATCGCTCAGGCGATGATGCGAGGGCAGCCGGCGGGATTGCTCCTCGACCTCCGCTCGAACGAGCCCTTCGAGATCCGCTCCGTGGCTCTCACGCGTCGCGCCGGCCTCCGGGACGATCAAGGCCACCAGATGGCCATCTTTCTCGAGCACGCCCGTCTCTTTGATGGATCGCCCTCGGTTCAATCCCTCTTCCACATAGTCGGGGCGGATATTCTCGCCACCGGCCAGCACGATCATCTCTGATGAGCGTCCCACCAAGCGCAGATAGCCGTCCTCGAGATAGCCCAGATCCCCCGTGCGAAAATAACCTTCGCTGGTAAAGGCCTCCCGGGTTTTATCGGGCAGATCCCGGTAGCCAGCGAACACGTTCGGACCCTTGGCGAGGACCTCGCCATGCTCGGCCTGCTCGGGCTCGGCAATGCGGATCTCGACACCGGGCAGGGGCCGCCCAGCCGTGCCGATGCGAGCGCGGCCAGGCACATCGAGCGCGAGGACGGGCGAGGTTTCCGTCAAACCATAGCCGCTGCCTACCTGCCAACCCAGTCCCTCGAGCTTCCAGGCAAGGCCGGGGTCGAGCGCCGCGCCGCCCGAGAAGAGCACCCGCAAATGGGGGGCGAAGCGCCGATGCAGTGGAGCAAAGAGCCATGGGCCGATACGGATCCCCGCGTAGCGACGGAGCAGGACGGAGGTACCTAGGACGAGATGGAAGAGTGCGGAGGCGATGCGCCCGCGGCCCTTCCGCTGCTTTTCGATCGCAGTGTAGAGAGCCTCGTACAGGCGCGGCACACCGATAATGGCGGTGGCCTGACTCTCATCGAGCGCGCGCAGCACCTGCGGACCGGTCAGCGAGAAAGGTAGAATAACGGGAATACCTGCGGTAAGTGGGGCCAGCATGCCCACCATGAACGGGTAGATGTGATGCAGCGGAAGGGGCACCAAGAGCCGGTCATCCTCCCCGACCAGATGCAGTCCGAGGAGCGCGTGAAGGTTGGAGATCAGGTTGCGGTGGCTGAGTGGCACCCCCTTGGGACGGCCTGAGGTGCCCGAGGTATAGAAGAGCGTGGCGGTATCCTCCGGTCTCGCCGAAACCGGCTTAAGCGTTTCATCAGTGAGGTATCGAAGCCAGCTCTGCGGGGTCATCCCGCGCGGCATCAAGAAAGACTATCCTGAGATCGGGCGGGTGATCGAGCTGCCTTATGCCCTCAGCCTGCTCCTTCGTGGTAAACAGCCATCCGGGCACACTGTCGGTAAGCACGTGTTGGAGGTCGTCCTTACCCATCTGGCTATCGATCAGCACGGCTACTGCCCCGGTCTCGAAGAGCGCCAGGCAGGTGATGATCCATTCGGGCCGATTCGGCGCAAAGAGCGCTCCATGGCTCCCGTGTGGAAAACCGGCGGCAGTCAGACCACCTGCCAGGCGCCGGGCATGATCGGCTAGTGCTTCGAAGCACCAGACCTTGGTGTCCTCCTTGCCCAAGGCAACGATGGCCGGGCGATCGCCGTGACCGGCCAGCGTTTTGGCAAGGTGCTGCAAGGTCTCGAGGGCCACTCTGCTTATCTGCTTATCTCCTTATCTCCGTGCGCTCTTGTCTAGCGCCTGGCCGCTGCTCAGGCATCTCATTGCATGTCCTCCATATAGCGGACTAATGGGCAATATCGATGCCCCTTCCGGTGACTACAATTTACTACTATGCAAAAGCCTGAGGCGTTTCCGATCCTCTCTATAACCTCTCGAAGATAGGAGACCATGGAATAGAAGCTGACCTCTTGGTCATGGTCGCTATTCCAGCGAATCATGTATACCTCAAAATCTCTTTCGCAAAATCGCCGGATGATGCTGACCTCAGGTCGCATATCCATAATCCAGG is part of the Pseudomonadota bacterium genome and harbors:
- a CDS encoding CBS domain-containing protein, which encodes MPVAENDRLLGMVTDRDIVLRAVAEGADMGSYTARQVMSPNILYCFGDRSPEEVLRKMSENQVPRLPVLNRAKRLVGMVSLGDLAQHSPAALAGEALKGISRTGA
- a CDS encoding phosphoribosyltransferase, which gives rise to MSRYQDRRHAGRVLASALINYAGRSDVTVLALPRGGVPVAYEVARQLGAPLDVLVVRKLGVPGHEELAMGALASGDVQVMNEEVVSALGISQGAIAAAVSEESRELRRRERTYRGERPPFDVSGRTVILVDDGLATGSTMRAAVAALRQRGPERVVVGVPIAAPSTCKELASEVDDIVCAATPEPFYAVALWYADFPQTTDQEVRELLEAACHRSAREYASAPVEGP
- a CDS encoding 1-acyl-sn-glycerol-3-phosphate acyltransferase → MLENPDARRVWYWLTDRFPDIRLTPEASLQLDLGIDSLAWLGLTLELREATGTDLDQETIGRIETVRDLLQEAAQSGTAGRHRPRDPLVQLSDPERLLDQARRPWLAPPGKLIRGLGTMLYGLNRWLMRWVFKLEIRGVELLPEHGPFVLTPNHVSYLDGPALAAALPVGQLSRTYWAGLVGVMFRNVMMRLVSRAMCVLPVDPRRGPLSNLAMGLVVLRRGNNLVWFPEGARSLSGQLQPFEAGIGLLLKAQGVPAVPVWISGAYEALPPRQWWPRRRQIAVRFGRVADPAALEREGQGDDLPQRIGDALHDRVAELRET